In Pirellulales bacterium, a genomic segment contains:
- a CDS encoding transposase, with protein MAKRHDVKVTDEQWEKIRPHLPERKRNRKGG; from the coding sequence ATGGCCAAGCGACACGATGTCAAAGTCACGGATGAGCAATGGGAAAAGATCCGTCCGCACTTGCCTGAGCGGAAGCGTAACCGCAAGGGAGGCTGA